gctttctctagttgtggcaagtgggggccactcttcatcgcggtgcgcgggcctctcattatcgcggcctctcttgttgcagagcacaggctccagacgcacaggctcagtaattgtggctcacgggcccagttgctccgcggcatgtgggatcttcccagaccagggctcgaacccgtgtcccctgcattggcaggcagattctcaaccactgcgccaccagggaagccctgcttcacACTTTAAAAGATCATTTCATCCACCCAATAAGCCCGAGACAGGTgggtatcattattcccatttgacaATGAAGGAGCGGAGCATTGAGCTAAGAGGTGAAACAGCCAGAACTAAACCATATCATGTTCATCCTCAGATACTGATAAAATCAGCCACAGTTAAAATCACAGTGCACTTACCCTGTACCAGGtgtcattttcattactttaCCTGTAAAATCTCATTAAGTGCTCACAGCTTTACTATGTAGGCTTTATCATTTTTGCCCACGTCatgtatgaggaaactgaggcacaaagagcttAATCTGGCCAAGGTTGTACAGCTTATAACTAGTAGAGCCGGGATTCAACCCCGAGGAGTCTGATGCCAAAGCTTACAACCTTATTGACCACAATAATTACATTCTGTAATTATTGAAAAGAAGGAATTTGAAAATTCCTTCTAGCTCTAAagactcagtttccacatctgaaaaCTGCGGATCACAAGACCCAAGACCCAAGAAGCATGAGTGACCAGCCTTAATTCTAGGTACCTAGAGCCTGAGTCTGAGGGTGTGCAGTTCATTGCCCTGGGTTCCTTTCCTGAAAGGCATCAGGAGGAAGAGATTCCCACATGAGCCAGTTAGGATTTGGCTGCCAAGGGCCCCATGTCCTGAGGCTTTGAGTTCTGAGCTAGTTGCCTGGAACAGCTGCAGGCGGCAGATCACAGGTCACGGCTTCCCTGGCTACAGGTGGCAGCAACTACACAGGCCATTCTAGAGTCACCTGCTTAGCTTCCTGGCTAACTTACTACTGTTCCATAAGGTCTGTGCTTTGgtctctgcagtgtcagttctgTCCTCAGCTACCAAATTCCAGCCCATCCAGCTCCATCTCCACTGCTTGTCTCCACTGCCCTTCTGGAAAATGCGGTGGGAGGCTGGACACCTGTGTCCAGGAGCCTGGGCCTTCAAACTCCAATCtcgctttcctccctccctcatccaCGAAATGTTTGCTCACCACTTAGTGCAGACTCGAGCCTGGGCCTTCACAGAGCTCCCACACTGGAGACTGAGACAGAGCCCTAGCTACAGAGTTTATGTTATGCATCAGACTGGAGGAATCCAGGGGACCACGGGAGGCCAGGAGGGACCTAACTCAGCCTGGAGACCAGCGAAGACTTCCTGAAGGAGGGGGAGCCAAGCCAAGACCTTGAGTTTTAGTAGGAATTCACCAAGTATGACACCAATAGCAATGTCCCCAGTTAGATATATTTGCCCACCCCCAGGTTACCGGGGTGCTGGTGGCATTCTCTATTTTGACCTGGGTGGCTGTCACACAGATGCAtagatatgtaaaaaaaaaaatcattcagctGTAACTTAAGATTCATGCACTTTACTATAAGAACATTGTACTTCAATttattaaagtaaattaaaattttaaaaacttgtttcctCCCTAGgaggtctctgtttcctcactggtaaaatgaGGGAATCAGACAAGAGCATCTTCCTGCTctaacctcttttttttaaaatttttatttagttttggctgtgttggatctttgttgctgcgcgcgggctttctctagttgcggagagcgtgggctactcttcgttgcggtgcgtgggcttctcattgcggtggcttctcttttttttttttttttttaaacatctttattgaagtataattgccttacaatggtgtgttagcttctgctttataacaaagtgaatcagttatacatatacaatatgttcccatttctcttccctcttgcatctccctccctcccaccctccccatcccacccctctaggtggtcacaaagccggtggcttctcttgttgcagagcacgggctgtaggcataaTCTCTTATTTTGAGGGAAGAACTGAAGTGGCACAGCCCAGAGATGCACCGTCCAATATGGTAGTCACTAGTCACAAGTGGCTACTGTGCACGTGAAATGTGATTAACCCAAATTGGGATTTACCGTCGGTGAAtgtagtaggcagaattctaagatgattCCCAGTGACCCTTACCCCTGTATACTCTCCTCCTCTTTGAGAGCAGGTAAAAGGGAGACTGTCCTGGGTGGGCCTGGCCTAAGCAGGGGAGTCCTTTAAAAGCAGAGCATTTTCTCTGGCTGCTCACACAGCCCTCCGGTTTGCCTAGGAGAATTTAAACCTCCACGTTGGGACTGCCTGTGGGCCCACGTGGCCAGGAACAGCAGGCAGCCTTTAGGAGCTGAGAGTGATCTGCAGCAGACAGCaagcagggaaagagggaggtCAGTTCTACAACCACAGGGAAacgaattctgccaacaatctgTGAGCTGGAAGAGAAGCCCACACCCCAGATGAGAACCACCACCCTGGCTGACAACTTACCTTCAACCTAGTAAGACCCTGAGTAGAGAATCTAGCCATGCCATACCCAGACttttgacccacagaaactatgagatgatAAATTTTGTATTGCCTTAAattgctaagtttgtggtaatctgttacacagcaataaaaaactaataccctggggtttccctggtagtgcagtggttaagaatccgcctgccaatgcaggggacacgggttcaagctctggtccgggagggtcccacatgccatggagcggctgggcccgtgtgctgcggctaatgagcctgtgctctagagcccgtgagccacaactactgagcccgtgcgctgcaactactgaagcctgtgtgcctagggcccgtgctccgcaacgggaggggccaccgcagtgagaggctcGCATACCGCAACAgggagtggaccccgctcgccgcagctggaggggGGCCCACGCGTGGCggcgaggacccaatgcagccaaaaataaataaataaaataaataaatttatttaaaaagaaaaaaaactaataccctggattttgaagacttagcaccaaaatgaatatgtaaaatatctcgttaataatttatttactgattccatgttgaaattataatattttggttaaataaattacattattAAGACTAACGTCACCcgtttctttttactgtttttaaatgtcactataagaaaattttaaattctatatgTGGCTTACATTACATCTATTGGACAATGTTGGCCTAGAGGACTCAGAAGTCAAccatatgaccttgagcaagtcacctcACCTCTCAAAGCCTTACATTTCTTATCTGTGAGATTGGAATAATATCAATACTAGCACCTACGCCACAGATATATTTGCAGTTTAAGAGATGAGGTTTGTAGAATACTGGGCCCAAGGTAAGAGCTCAATAGataaatcattattattaacCATATTTGTAAAGTAGGAATCCTTTCCTGTATCCAGGTCCTAATCTTCAGGACCCTCTCCCCaaccaggcacacagtaggtgcttaataaatgcttgtggGTTACACAACCTTGACAAAACTCTTTGGCACAGTTCTCTCTTACCCCCGGCACCACGAATCAGGAATTTGTGGGCAGGTGATGACACTGAACTTCAGGGGCAAAATGATCTGTTTCAGGCACAAAATGATCTGTTTCAGGCTTGATCTGTTTCAAGATTTCCCTGCGGAAATCTTGGAAGATGTGAGTTCCAATCCCAGGTCCACAACTCCTAGCTAAGTACCCTGAGCTAATGACTGGggcttgtctgtgaaatgggtaaCAGAAGACCCTGTCCATGTCGTTTGTGTCAGGAATAACTTAGGTAAGTCACCTGAAGCCTGGTGCCTGGCCCATACTAAGGACTCAATTAAAGGAAGCTATTattactgctgctgctgttgttgttccTTTGTCAGAGAAGCTCCGGCCAAAATCCCTCTCTAGAGGGACCCGCGCCCCTTAAATTACCCCTCATCTCCTGGCCCCTGACTTGTGGGGGGATGTCCTGGCTGGGCCCCATCTCCAGACATCCCCCCTCTCCCCATCTGAGTCAGGAATAGAAACCCCCGCCTCCGACAGCCcgcggcctccctccctccccgggcAGCGATCAATGCGGCCTCAGCCACCGGGACGGAGGAAGACGGGGAAGGAGGGGTCAGCGGGACCTCTGGGCAGAGACGTCGGGCGCGGCCAGCGGCTCTCCAGCCTCGGCACCTTCCGGGACCACGCGGCTGGCGGACGCCCTACAGGGCCCGCGACAGGTACGGGAcctccctgggggagggaggcacGGTCCGGGGAAGGGGCGGGGGCTGCGAGAATGCAAGGCCAGGCTGCCCTGGGTCCCGGTGCCCGTGTCCCTGCTATGAGACCCCCCCACCCCTAACCCAGGAGGGAGCAATGTGGGGCTGGCCGGGCTTGGGCTGTCCTGTCTGCTCATCAACACAGTGGGATTCGAAAACCTCCCTGTCAGGGTTGGTGGAGGGATTAAACCCGCGAAGTGTATCTGGAGCCCAGCGAAATGACcagcacgtagtaggtgctcagaataAATGTGTGGAGAGAGTCTTGAATCAAAAAGCCTAGTTTCCAACCTCAACTGTGCCATGGGCTAGCAGGGTAatttgagcaaatcacttaatctTTCTTACTGATCCTCAGATTCTAGGCAGGGAAGGTTTGTTAAATTAATCATCCCATTTCATAGAGCAGGGAGGTGAgttccagaaaaaaagagaaagcgaTTTGCCCACAGTCCTGCACCTAATGGTTGATGGAACTAGATTAGAAACTCATCTTTTGACACCAAGTCCAAGCAGGGGGGGAAGGCGTGGCGCTGCAtcacatatgtatttattgtgCACAAattatgtgccagggactgtgctgCCGATAAACaatttacctcatttaatcctcaaaacttcTTATGGAAAGTATGATgttccccagtttacagatgaggaaactgaagttcagagaggggcATGATTCTGCTCAAGGTCAacagttagtaagtggcagactCAGAATCTGAACCTATGTCTGATGAGGGACGTGCAAGGGGTTGacagttattgagcacctattgtgtTCCAGGGGCTTTGCACACATACTCACAATAACCCTTCACCAGAAGTGCTGCTATCCCCATTCTATAGATAAGGGAGCTAAAACCCAGAGCTGGAGGAGACTGGTCAGAGGTCACACAAGTGACAGAGCTAAGGACGAAACCCCGACCCCCTTAAACACCAAGCCCAGGGTAAGTGAAGGGCACCCTGCCCGCTccctgccaggcactgggccagcTGCTTGATACATACTCAGTCCCCCGTCCACCCAAGGGAAGCAGGCATTACTGAACCCACAGCACAGATGAgatttctgagggtcaggaggtGAGTCACTAGTCCTCAATTCCAGCAGAACTTGGAGACAGTAAGCAGTGGAAAGATGTAACATTTCCTGAGCATCCACTAAGGCCGAGCACTTCCATAACCTACCTTAATCCTCCAGCCTTCCTTGGGAGCCGGTGCTATTGTCCGCATTGTGAATTGCGCATCATGCCAGAAAATGGGACCTGGAGGAAAGCATCTTCCTCAAGGCTCCAGATGCATCAAGGGTGGCTATAAACCCAGGTTTGCCTGACTCCAGGAGACAAACAGGTCGATGATTTACTACACCCCTTCTGGGAGCCAGGCCTGCTAAAGGTCATTTAATCTTTCTAACCACACTTGGAGATGGATATTTTTAGCTCCATTTGACAGAAGTTCAGAGAGGTGACATGACTTGCTTATGGTCACACAAGAGTGCCAAACTTCAATCAGACTGACTCTACAGATGCTTTAAATAGTCTAAGCGAATGGCTCTCAATCTTGACCACGCATCAGAATCACCCTCCAAGCTTGTTGAAACACAGACTGCTGGACCGCATCCCCTGACTTTCTGATTCAGCAAGTCCAGAGCAGGCTGAGAGTACGCTGCGTCCCCGACAAATTCCAGGTGATGGTGAAGCTGGTAGTCCAGGGAACACACCTTAAGAACTTCTGGTCTAAACTGATTCTCTCAACGACCCTAGATAGTAATGCTTACTATCCCGCTGTgtagaggaggaagctgagcttCAGAGTGCTGGCTTGAGCAAGAGCCCATAGGAAGCCTCTGGTATGCGAGAATCCAAGTTTGGGCAAGGAGACGTCCTGAATGAGCAGCCACTCGGTGCCAGGACATCCTGCCATTCGATAGCTTTCATAATCCTCCAAGGGACATCTCAGCATCCACTTTATGAAAATGAAGGGGTGGGGGCAGTTCTCAGTGATTTGGCCAAGGACCCCAGTGGGGGAGTGAGGGATATTCAAGCCCAAGCTTGACTCTTGAGTCCAGAGGGCACTTGACACTGTGTGCCTACGGCGTACCAGACGCTTCACGTAGAGCCTCCAACACCCGTGGCTGGGGATGGAGCAGGGAGGGGATTTAGATCCGGTCTTCGTGGAAGGGAGGTGGTCCGGGAACGCCCCCTTCAGCGTGCCCCTCCCCTGTCCGCAGGGTCAGCGCGCGGCAGCCATGGTGAGCGAGTCCCCGGGGCCCGGAGCCCGGGTCCCCTGGCGGCGAAGCGACGAGGCGCTGCGCGTGAACGTGGGCGGCGTGCGGCGGCGGCTGAGCGCCCGCGCCCTGGCGCGCTTCCCGGGCACGCGGCTGGGCCGCCTGCAGGCCGCGGCGTCGGAGGAGCAGGCGCGATGCCTGTGCGACGACTACGACGCGGCGGCGCGCGAGTTCTACTTCGACCGGCACCCGGGCTTCTTCCTGAGCCTGCTGCACTTCTACCGCACCGGCCGCCTGCACGTGCTCGACGAGCAGTGCGTCTTCGCCTTCGGCCAGGAGGCCGACTACTGGGGCCTGGGCGAGAGCGCGCTGGCCACGTGCTGCCGCGCGCGCTACCTGGAGCGGCGCGTGGCACGACCGCGCGTCTGGGACGAGGACAGCGACACGCTGAGCAGCGTGGACCCGTGCCCCGAAGAGATCTCTGACGTGCAGCGAGAGCTGGCGCGCTACGGGGCGGTGCGCTGCGGCCGCCTGCGCCGCCGCCTCTGGCTCACCATGGAGAACCCGGGCTACTCGCTGCCCAGCAAGCTCTTCAGCTGCGTCTCCATCGGCGTGGTGCTCGCCTCCATCGCCGCCATGTgcatccacagcctgcccgagtACCAGGCCCGCGAGGCAGCGGCCGCCGTGGCCGCGGTGGCTGCGGGCCGCAGGGTGGAAGGTTTGCGCGACGACCCGGTGCTGCGGCACCTCGAGTACTTCTGCATCGCCTGGTTCAGCTTCGAGGTGTCGTCGCGCCTCCTGCTAGCGCCCAGCACGCGCAACTTCTTCTGCCACCCGCTCAACCTCATCGACATCGTGTCTGTGCTGCCCTTCTATC
This DNA window, taken from Balaenoptera ricei isolate mBalRic1 chromosome 15, mBalRic1.hap2, whole genome shotgun sequence, encodes the following:
- the KCNS1 gene encoding potassium voltage-gated channel subfamily S member 1 isoform X1 translates to MVKLVVQGTHLKNFWSKLILSTTLDSNRAAAMVSESPGPGARVPWRRSDEALRVNVGGVRRRLSARALARFPGTRLGRLQAAASEEQARCLCDDYDAAAREFYFDRHPGFFLSLLHFYRTGRLHVLDEQCVFAFGQEADYWGLGESALATCCRARYLERRVARPRVWDEDSDTLSSVDPCPEEISDVQRELARYGAVRCGRLRRRLWLTMENPGYSLPSKLFSCVSIGVVLASIAAMCIHSLPEYQAREAAAAVAAVAAGRRVEGLRDDPVLRHLEYFCIAWFSFEVSSRLLLAPSTRNFFCHPLNLIDIVSVLPFYLTLLAGVALRDRVGAGGEELGDLGKVVQVFRLMRIFRVLKLARHSTGLRSLGATLKHSYREVGILLLYLAVGVSVFSCVAYTAEKEEDVGFDTIPACWWWGTVSMTTVGYGDVVPVTAAGKLAASGCILGGILVVALPITIIFNKFSHFYRCQKALEAAVRNSDHWEFEDLLSSVDGVSEASLETSRETSQEGRSEDLEAQATNGPPNSQLY
- the KCNS1 gene encoding potassium voltage-gated channel subfamily S member 1 isoform X2 encodes the protein MVKLVVQGTHLKNFWSKLILSTTLDTMVSESPGPGARVPWRRSDEALRVNVGGVRRRLSARALARFPGTRLGRLQAAASEEQARCLCDDYDAAAREFYFDRHPGFFLSLLHFYRTGRLHVLDEQCVFAFGQEADYWGLGESALATCCRARYLERRVARPRVWDEDSDTLSSVDPCPEEISDVQRELARYGAVRCGRLRRRLWLTMENPGYSLPSKLFSCVSIGVVLASIAAMCIHSLPEYQAREAAAAVAAVAAGRRVEGLRDDPVLRHLEYFCIAWFSFEVSSRLLLAPSTRNFFCHPLNLIDIVSVLPFYLTLLAGVALRDRVGAGGEELGDLGKVVQVFRLMRIFRVLKLARHSTGLRSLGATLKHSYREVGILLLYLAVGVSVFSCVAYTAEKEEDVGFDTIPACWWWGTVSMTTVGYGDVVPVTAAGKLAASGCILGGILVVALPITIIFNKFSHFYRCQKALEAAVRNSDHWEFEDLLSSVDGVSEASLETSRETSQEGRSEDLEAQATNGPPNSQLY